From Dioscorea cayenensis subsp. rotundata cultivar TDr96_F1 chromosome 22, TDr96_F1_v2_PseudoChromosome.rev07_lg8_w22 25.fasta, whole genome shotgun sequence, a single genomic window includes:
- the LOC120252705 gene encoding very-long-chain aldehyde decarbonylase GL1-6-like, protein MKPRMASNPGPLTQWPWQRLGNFKYALLVPFIGQSVYKFFRMRNNGEEIAMFNLAIFPIFLLRLIHSQLWISLSRFKTVQSKHLIVDKSLDFSQVDRESNWDDQILLTAIILYTANMVLPGVSFAPWWNTKGFLIIIFLHMGPVEFLYYWFHRALHHHFLYSRYHSHHHSSIVTQPITSVIHPFGEEMVYFMLFAIPLMSTAFTGTVNIIGVILYLLYIDFMNYMGHCNFEVVPQHLFHLFPPLKYLMYTPSFHSLHHTQFRTNYSLFMPFYDYIYGTMDKSSDDLYERCLRGKEGVVPDVIYLSHLTSYQSIYHLSFGFASFASTPFVPFSKLCSLLLWPFTYVLSIIITNFSGSTLTLERNKLEKLHMETWLIPRYNFQYMSSVEKNKINDMIDGAITKAESMGVKVISLGLLNQLNGNGEQYIRKNPKLKVRIVDGISLAVAVVLNTVPKGTKRVIFRGKFTQMAHQLILALCQRDFKVLIADENELENLMQKIPKELRNNLTISHSYSTEVWLVGDGVKDEEQAKAQKGTHFIPFSQFPLKKKRKDCIYHTTPAMLIPKTFENVHTCENWLPRRVMSAWRVAGIVHALEGWDDAHECGNNTTEVDKVWCAALAHGFLPFQNQII, encoded by the exons ATGAAACCAAGAATGGCTTCCAATCCAGGACCTCTCACTCAGTGGCCATGGCAGAGACTTGGAAAtttcaag TATGCATTGTTGGTTCCATTTATAGGTCAAAGTGTGTACAAGTTCTTTAGGATGAGAAACAATGGAGAAGAGATAGCCATGTTCAACTTGGCCATCTTTCCAATCTTCTTGCTTAGACTTATCCATTCTCAACTCTGGATAAGCTTATCCCGTTTCAAGACAGTACAAAGCAAGCATCTCATTGTTGACAAAAGCCTTGACTTCTCTCAGGTTGACAGAGAGAGTAACtg GGATGACCAGATTCTTTTGACAGCCATCATTCTTTACACAGCAAACATGGTATTACCTGGAGTTTCTTTTGCACCATGGTGGAACACTAAAGGATTTCTTATCATCATATTTCTTCACATGGGCCCAGTGGAGTTTCTCTACTACTGGTTTCACAGAGCTCTTCATCATCACTTCCTCTATTCTCGTTATCATTCTCATCACCATTCCTCCATTGTCACTCAACCTATCACTT CTGTaatacatccatttggagaagAGATGGTGTACTTCATGCTGTTTGCCATACCATTGATGAGCACAGCTTTTACAGGGACTGTTAACATTATAGGAGTAATATTATATCTGCTGTACATTGACTTCATGAATTACATGGGTCATTGTAACTTTGAAGTGGTTCCTCAACACCTTTTTCATCTCTTCCCTCCTCTCAAGTATCTCATGTACACTCCTAG TTTTCATTCTCTCCATCATACACAATTCAGAACAAACTACTCATTGTTCATGccattttatgattatatttatGGAACAATGGACAAGTCCAGTGATGATTTATATGAGAGATGTTTAAGAGGAAAGGAAGGTGTTGTTCCtgatgttatttatttgagccaCTTAACTAGCTATCAATCCATATACCATCtttcatttggttttgcatCCTTTGCATCTACACCATTTGTACCCTTTTCCAAGTTGTGTTCTTTGCTTCTATGGCCATTTACATACGTTTTGTCaattataataacaaacttCAGTGGATCAACTCTTACTTTGGAGAGGAACAAGCTTGAGAAACTCCATATGGAGACATGGTTGATACCAAGATACAACTTCCAA TATATGTCAAGTGTTGAGAAGAATAAAATTAATGACATGATTGATGGAGCTATCACAAAGGCAGAATCAATGGGTGTTAAAGTTATAAGTTTGGGTCTATTAAACCAA TTGAACGGAAATGGCGAGCAATATATTCGAAAAAATCCAAAACTAAAGGTTAGAATTGTTGATGGGATAAGCTTGGCAGTAGCTGTGGTCCTGAACACTGTTCCTAAAGGTACAAAAAGAGTTATTTTCAGAGGGAAATTCACACAGATGGCTCATCAATTGATCCTTGCTTTGTGTCAAAGAGACTTTAAG GTTCTGATAGCTGATGAGAATGAGCTTGAAAACCTGATGCAAAAAATCCCAAAAGAACtgagaaataatttaacaatatcTCACAGCTACTCAACTGAG gtaTGGTTAGTTGGAGATGGAGTTAAGGATGAAGAACAAGCCAAGGCTCAAAAAGGAACCCATTTCATTCCATTCTCACAGTTTCCTCTGAAAAAGAAACGCAAAGATTGCATTTACCACACAACTCCAGCAATGCTGATACCAAAAACCTTTGAAAATGTTCATACTTGTGAG AATTGGCTGCCGAGGAGGGTGATGAGTGCATGGCGTGTCGCCGGAATAGTACATGCTCTCGAAGGATGGGATGATGCTCATGAATGCGGTAATAACACCACTGAAGTCGACAAAGTCTGGTGTGCTGCTCTTGCTCATGGCTTTCTCCCCTTTCAGAACCAAATCATATAG
- the LOC120252747 gene encoding exocyst complex component EXO84B-like → MSARSFRSPFDDLDDDDGDAGSELEAVSDLSSDEYEDEPQSMTGKGIKRLCSELIELKSVSEDDFLQNVYSNYQTFVRVFKDLGVVDSELMNLKQHITTQRRLVQVLENNISLDIESVGSVDNEVEEAEDLDLPSPSARMNDVLEKLDVLLSEWQVDEALLVLELEGVNLRRMQMEDDHISPYLTTYASEISDRRARLTEQLIFLADHPRVAPSELQKALSGLCAMGEDKRANFLLLKYYRSCLANRLLELQSSKHSLHGTYMMELAKVVFSVISQAARSFVLLYGEASPYTSDLIQWAREETEALSCNLCKFVKSISEMSGGLPLAVETVKATISFCSLLNPQRIILQSDLTKLIRPCMEEALQMHVDHLRKVINIFATTDTWVLGKYFISGTSLDNSSIGRIDGKMDHCLLSGSGRKFVTLMQAFVDEVSPLVVVQMECSILEGLADLFSGYIGALEKAISERTNAAGNDFPRMGSALEFLQQVSILVTSSAVVQLFPSIACGIFNRMRTSSNELLLKYLGPSLEKELDMCMLSIEEASNQLRDYFCQHFVRAVMSDEEYGWKATLETYVDFQHKPSLPPDLIPSFAFQAFFLRMRNLEKLLKSILEDEYGMLEKLSKELMKTMIIWLSNNLDFWKAAEHGSGHCSCFEQFHLDVDFLVEVARLGGYFSDDLLTAVMDLLAQIEDKFAECESDMKSGAADDASPDDDWSSNAAKLAIEKLLEFEMLKLERKEETAVSSEEDLTQNAVNVSPSGDNVGSVDGESADSAEEDITRIETTDVKCTGRDHDGTVKLKEEAEDVEKQDADEILNFSKHEPFGAAESARVVLIDLTERLDQALKIDFFDVSADLDTIVSHATSENTVVNSTSEIDEKIEQIVKLLLPAPEYESVGKPDESFSIAVQPEKDVHLVKEKSFGVGMNLELKSNILEVSEKSDETRGNTGIVETDEIKCAEKASVSRFLIDLEEEFVGNFDVSVDKTASESVREEPIGAQYLEMMFKLLEVSDNVDADLSHATEEKTGAVETSEIEYSKETYTRVFPEESFIGAFEEFAIGTAQSVQATALALANIENLVSIDKLTKETDHPDRYISDLNSSEKIHTVLTEVSSETSSKEANFTDTLIAESANRKALTEVEDIEKEKVLVGNAKEKINDESSEKQDKDDAGNIRASKTKLNELPRSKRKRERPRTVINVEHLGRTKRDVLQKMDQEPTK, encoded by the exons ATGTCCGCCCGCTCTTTCCGTTCGCCTTTTGATGATCTGGACGACGACGATGGCGACGCAGGAAGCGAATTGGAGGCTGTCTCCGACTTGAGCTCTGATGAGTATGAGGATGAGCCTCAGTCCATGACCGGAAAg GGGATAAAGAGATTGTGCTCGGAGTTGATTGAGTTGAAAAGCGTATCAGAAGATGATTTTTTGCAAAATGTCTATTCTAATTATCAAACTTTCGTTCG GGTTTTCAAAGATCTGGGAGTTGTGGATAGTGAGCTAATGAACTTGAAGCAGCATATTACAACCCAAAGAAGGCTTGTACAAGTTTTGGAAAACAATATCTCCCTTGATATAGAATCTGTTGGTTCTGTAGATAATGAAGTTGAAGAAGCGGAAGATCTTGATTTGCCTTCTCCCAGCGCTCGAATGAATgatgttttggaaaaattggaTGTTCTTCTCTCAGAATGGCAGGTAGATGAAGCTCTACTTGTGCTCGAATTGGAAGGTGTGAACTTACGGAGGATGCAAATGGAAGATGATCATATTTCACCATACTTGACAACATATGCCTCTGAAATATCAGACAGAAGGGCCAGGCTCACTGAGCAACTAATTTTTCTGGCTGACCACCCAAGAGTTGCTCCATCAGAGCTTCAAAAGGCACTCTCTGGACTTTGCGCCATGGGTGAGGATAAAAGGGCTAATTTCTTACTACTCAAGTATTACCGTTCATGCCTTGCGAATCGTCTGCTTGAACTGCAGTCATCAAAACATTCTTTACATGGTACATACATGATGGAACTTGCAAAAGTTGTATTCTCTGTTATCTCTCAAGCAGCAAGAAGTTTTGTATTATTGTATGGTGAAGCATCTCCTTATACATCAGATCTTATTCAGTGGGCCAGGGAAGAAACTGAAGCGTTAAGTTGTAATTTGTGTAAGTTTGTCAAATCCATTTCAGAAATGTCTGGGGGCTTACCTCTGGCAGTTGAAACTGTGAAAGCTACTATTTCATTTTGCTCCTTGTTAAATCCTCAGAGAATCATCTTGCAGTCAGATTTGACAAAATTAATAAGGCCTTGCATGGAAGAGGCATTACAGATGCATGTAGATCATCTGCGTAAAGTTATTAATATATTTGCGACAACTGATACTTGGGTTCTGGGCAAATATTTCATATCAGGGACATCATTAGACAATTCTTCCATAGGAAGGATAGATGGCAAAATGGACCATTGCCTGCTCTCCGGCAGCGGAAGAAAATTTGTTACACTAATGCAG GCATTTGTGGATGAAGTGTCCCCATTGGTGGTTGTCCAAATGGAATGCTCAATTCTTGAAGGACTAGCTGACCTCTTCTCTGGGTATATAGGTGCACTTGAGAAAGCTATTTCAGAAAGAACAAATGCCGCAGGAAATGATTTTCCAAGGATGGGCAGTGCTCTGGAGTTCCTGCAACAAGTTTCAATTTTAGTCACCTCCTCAGCTGTTGTTCAACTTTTTCCTAGCATTGCCTGTGGCATTTTTAATCGTATGCGGACCTCAAGTAATGAGCTATTACTAAAGTATCTTGGGCCTTCTCTAGAAAAGGAACTTGACATGTGTATGTTGTCTATAGAAGAAGCTTCTAATCAACTTAGAGACTATTTTTGCCAGCATTTTGTGCGTGCTGTTATGTCAGATGAAGAATATGGATGGAAAGCGACTTTGGAAACTTATGTTGATTTTCAACACAAGCCTAGCTTGCCACCTGACCTGATTCCTTCTTTTGCTTTTcag GCCTTCTTCTTGCGGATGAGGAATTTAGAAAAACTTTTGAAGTCTATACTCGAGGATGAGTATGGAATGCTGGAGAAGCTATCAAAGGAACTGATGAAGACCATGATTATTTGGCTTTCAAATAACCTGGATTTCTGGAAAGCCGCTGAGCATGGTTCAGGACACTGTAGCTGTTTTGAACAG TTTCATTTAGATGTGGATTTCCTTGTGGAAGTTGCAAGGCTTGGAGGATACTTTTCAGATGATCTACTGACTGCTGTCATGGATTTATTGGCACAAATAGAAGATAAATTTGCTGAATGTGAATCAGATATGAAAAG TGGGGCtgcagatgatgcttcacctgaTGATGATTGGTCTTCAAATGCTGCCAAACTAGCGATTGAAAAGCTGCTGGAATTTGAGATGCTGAAGTTGGAGAGGAAGGAAGAAACAGCAGTTTCTTCTGAAGAGGACCTCACGCAAAATGCAGTAAATGTGAGCCCATCTGGAGATAATGTTGGTTCAGTAGATGGTGAATCTGCTGATTCAGCCGAGGAGGATATCACCAGAATTGAAACAACAG ATGTAAAATGCACAGGTAGAGATCACGATGGAACTGTAAAACTGAAGGAAGAAGCTGAGGACGTGGAAAAGCAGGATGCTGATGAGATACTGAATTTCTCCAAGCATGAACCTTTTGGAGCAGCTGAATCAGCAAGAGTAGTGCTAATAGATTTAACAGAAAGACTTGATCAGGCattgaaaattgattttttcgATGTTTCTGCTGACCTGGATACCATTGTATCTCATGCCACTTCAGAGAACACAGTTGTCAATTCTACAAGTGAAATTGATGAGAAAATAGAGCAAATTGTAAAATTGCTTTTGCCTGCTCCTGAGTATGAGTCTGTTGGGAAACCGGATGAATCATTTAGCATAGCAGTTCAACCTGAGAAAGATGTCCATTTAGTAAAAGAGAAATCATTTGGTGTTGGCATGAACTTAGAACTGAAATCCAATATTCTTGAAGTTTCTGAGAAATCAGATGAAACGAGGGGGAACACAGGGATAGTTGAGACTGATGAAATTAAGTGCGCTGAAAAGGCAAGCGTAAGCAGGTTTTTGATTGATCTTGAGGAGGAATTTGTGGGGAATTTTGATGTATCTGTTGACAAAACAGCTTCTGAATCAGTGAGGGAAGAGCCTATAGGTGCTCAGTATCTAGAAATGATGTTTAAGCTTCTTGAAGTCTCTGATAATGTGGATGCGGATTTATCTCATGCAACGGAGGAGAAAACAGGGGCAGTTGAGACTAGTGAAATTGAGTACTCAAAAGAAACATATACAAGAGTGTTTCCTGAGGAGAGCTTTATTGGTGCGTTCGAAGAATTTGCTATTGGGACAGCTCAATCAGTACAAGCTACAGCTTTAGCTCTtgcaaatatagaaaatttgGTTTCAATTGATAAACTTACCAAAGAAACTGATCATCCAGACCGCTATATATCTGACTTAAATAGTTCAGAAAAAATTCACACTGTTCTCACCGAAGTTTCCAGTGAAACAAGTTCTAAAGAAGCAAACTTCACTGATACTCTGATCGCTGAAAGTGCCAACAGAAAAGCCTTGACAGAGGTGGAAGACATTGAGAAAGAAAAGGTGCTTGTAGGCAATGCCAAAGAGAAGATCAATGATGAAAGTTCTGAAAAACAAGACAAGGATGATGCTGGTAATATCAGAGCTAGCAAGACCAAGTTAAATGAATTGCCACGGTCCAAACGAAAGCGTGAGAGGCCGAGAACTGTCATCAATGTAGAGCATTTGGGAAGGACTAAACGAG ATGTTCTACAGAAAATGGATCAAGAACCAACCAAGTGA
- the LOC120252748 gene encoding BRCA1-associated RING domain protein 1-like, translating into MSIEGSHEKCSSKLANDVTPVKKKDNVLQHSKTYNRTISKFSTMKEGNIANSKKRKLNTGIKTCSQIKPPHSSNQSAADGPVKCAFCHSFKITDLTGLMQHYVGERLVENHQPSQANSIHAHQKCVDWAPQVFYEGDKVINLEAEVLRASKLKCGKCGKKGAALGCFLEKCKKSYHVPCAVQLRGCRWDCENYLVLCPSHTSLKLPCDDPGSTRMKIHTDQPSPGQMDSTTQNSKWILCGSALSEEEKELVDKFANFIGAAVRKTWDQIVTHVIASTDEKGACSRTLKVLMAILTGKWVLNINWVKASMEARKLVSEEPYEINLDIYGSSDGPKTGRIRLMKKFPKLFTGLSFYFSGYFSPSRQRDLETLISVAGGVILDKNDALASDNSSSQLIYIVYNADPPPGNFSWDPVEDVRKRCEDAEALAGRIHAQVITHTRLLDAIASSKF; encoded by the exons ATG AGCATCGAGGGGTCACATGAGAAGTGTTCATCAAAACTTGCAAATGATGTAACTCCtgttaaaaaaaaggacaatgTCTTACAGCATTCAAAAACGTACAACCGAACCATCTCCAAATTCTCTACCATGAAAGAGGGTAATATTGCTAATTCAAAGAAGCGGAAATTGAACACTGGCATTAAAACATGCTCTCAAATTAAGCCGCCACATTCTTCTAACCAATCTGCTGCGGATGGGCCTGTGAAATGTGCTTTTTGCCATTCCTTTAAAATCACAGAT TTGACCGGGCTTATGCAACATTATGTTGGTGAACGGCTGGTAGAGAACCACCAACCATCTCAAGCAAATTCCATTCATGCTCATCAGAAATGTGTTGATTG gGCGCCACAGGTATTCTATGAGGGGGATAAAGTCATTAATTTGGAAGCTGAAGTATTGCGCGCCTCAAAGCTTAAATGTGGCAAATGTGGGAAGAAGGGTGCTGCTCTAGGTTGTTTTTTAGAGAAATGCAAGAAGAGCTATCATGTACCATGTGCAGTGCAGCTGCGAGGTTGTCGATGGGATTGT GAAAATTATCTTGTGCTTTGTCCTTCTCATACTTCTCTCAAATTGCCTTGTGATGATCCCGGAAGTACTAGAATGAAGATTCATACTGACCAACCTTCACCTGGTCAAAT GGACTCAACCACTCAGAACAGCAAATGGATTCTCTGTGGATCTGCTCTCTCTGAAGAGGAGAAG GAACTCGTAGACAAATTCGCAAATTTTATCGGTGCAGCTGTAAGGAAGACATGGGATCAAATTGTAACCCACGTTATAGCCTCAACTGATGAAAAAGGTGCATGCAGCAGGACTCTCAAGGTTCTCATGGCTATTTTGACCGGCAAATGGGTTCTAAATATAAACT GGGTGAAAGCAAGCATGGAAGCTAGAAAACTCGTATCAGAAGAACCTTACGAGATTAACCTCGACATTTATGGCAGCTCAGATGGACCAAAAACAGGAAGAATTAGACTGATGAAAAAG TTTCCAAAGCTTTTTACCGGCCTGAGCTTCTACTTCAGTGGTTACTTTTCACCGTCTCGCCAGCGTGACCTAGAAACTCTCATATCTGTTGCTGGTGGAGTAATCCTAGACAAGAATGATGCCCTTGCTTCAGATAACTCTAGTTCTCAGCTAATCTACATTGTATATAATGCTGACCCTCCGCCGGGTAACTTTTCGTGGGATCCTGTCGAAGATGTAAGAAAGAGATGTGAAGATGCCGAAGCTCTGGCCGGAAGGATTCATGCACAAGTTATAACTCATACTAGGCTTCTGGATGCCATTGCTTCTTCAAAGTTCTGA
- the LOC120252749 gene encoding uncharacterized protein LOC120252749: MDSGDADPACRDGYKVSAVDGSEQEGVDKGDDDGEGDGKRSSLHPPAVNCVMPGERPKSLGRKVTWNDVNGNKLVEVLEFYPSDTSDSEDEQDDCVCTIIWIIRLLLSGGEQSSHK, translated from the exons ATGGATTCAGGTGATGCCGACCCAGCTTGTAGGGATGGGTATAAGGTCTCGGCTGTTGATGGTTCTGAGCAGGAAGGCGTGGATAAGGGGGATGACGATGGTGAAGGCGATGGGAAAAGATCATCGCTTCATCCACCGGCGGTGAACTGTGTCATGCCCGGTGAGCGGCCGAAGAGTCTAGGGCGAAAAGTCACGTGGAACGATGTCAACGGGAACAAGCTTGTGGAAGTGTTGGAATTCTATCCAAG TGATACAAGTGACTCAGAGGATGAACAAGACGATTGTGTCTGCACTATAAT TTGGATAATCCGATTGTTGCTGTCCGGCGGAGAACAATCATCACACAAGTGA
- the LOC120252750 gene encoding transcription factor WER-like produces the protein MAKTSNDKNGNGKRKQWTSEEDKALTDYVTIHGIGPSWKSLAQNAGLKRCGRSCRARWLNYLNPGIKHGAFTEEEDDMICNLFKQLGSRQSNNFLYHHFLLFNSIQSDCIH, from the exons ATGGCGAAAACTTCAAATGATAAGAATGGAAATGGAAAGAGAAAACAATGGACAAGTGAGGAAGACAAGGCACTAACAGACTACGTCACAATACATGGAATTGGTCCCAGTTGGAAGAGTCTGGCACAAAATGCAG GTCTCAAGCGATGCGGACGGAGCTGCCGTGCCCGGTGGCTGAACTACCTGAACCCCGGGATCAAACATGGAGCATTtactgaagaagaagatgacatGATATGTAATCTCTTCAAGCAGTTGGGAAGCAGGCAATCTAACAATTTTCTTTATCACCATTTCTTgttattcaattcaattcaatctGATTGCATCCATTGA